Proteins encoded together in one Schumannella luteola window:
- a CDS encoding D-alanine--D-alanine ligase family protein has product MASALPRVVVLAGGISHERDISLRSGRQVADALKGHGVEVELVDPDSTLIDRLRSDRPDVIWPALHGASGEDGALRGLLEFLGVPFVGARGDAARLAWDKPTAKTLAARAGIATPRSITLARDAFRELGADAVFSAIADELAPPVVVKPAQGGSAQGVTIVEDAAGLPRAMVDAYTYGEVALLEQRITGTEIAVGVIDTGDGAVALPAVEIQPRSGIYSFEARYNAGETRFFTPARIADDVAERAAEAAVTVHRALGLRHLSRVDLIIDGTGTPWFLEANVLPGLTETSLLPQALEAAGHDLGWVYTALAEAAVRDAQA; this is encoded by the coding sequence ATGGCTTCCGCTCTGCCCCGCGTCGTCGTGCTCGCCGGCGGCATCTCGCACGAACGCGACATCTCGCTGCGCTCCGGCCGTCAGGTCGCGGATGCGCTGAAGGGTCACGGCGTCGAGGTCGAACTGGTCGACCCTGATTCGACCCTGATCGACCGGCTGCGCAGCGATCGGCCCGATGTGATCTGGCCCGCACTGCACGGCGCGAGCGGGGAAGACGGAGCCCTGCGCGGCCTGCTGGAGTTCCTCGGTGTGCCCTTCGTCGGCGCCCGCGGCGACGCAGCGCGTCTCGCCTGGGACAAGCCGACCGCGAAGACGCTCGCCGCCCGCGCCGGCATCGCGACCCCGCGCTCGATCACCCTCGCCCGCGACGCCTTCCGTGAGCTGGGCGCCGACGCGGTGTTCTCGGCGATCGCCGACGAGCTCGCGCCTCCCGTCGTCGTGAAGCCCGCGCAGGGCGGCTCCGCGCAGGGCGTGACGATCGTCGAGGATGCCGCGGGCCTGCCCCGCGCCATGGTCGACGCCTACACCTACGGCGAGGTCGCGCTCCTCGAGCAGCGGATCACCGGCACGGAGATCGCGGTCGGCGTGATCGACACAGGCGACGGCGCCGTCGCGCTGCCGGCGGTCGAGATCCAGCCGCGCAGCGGGATCTACAGCTTCGAGGCGCGGTACAACGCGGGGGAGACCCGCTTCTTCACGCCGGCGCGCATCGCCGACGACGTGGCAGAGCGGGCGGCCGAGGCCGCGGTCACCGTCCATCGGGCCCTCGGACTGCGTCACCTGTCACGCGTCGATCTCATCATCGACGGCACCGGCACGCCGTGGTTCCTCGAGGCGAACGTGCTGCCCGGGCTCACCGAGACGTCGCTGCTGCCGCAGGCGCTCGAGGCCGCCGGACATGACCTGGGCTGGGTCTACACGGCTCTCGCCGAGGCCGCCGTACGCGACGCTCAGGCCTGA
- the trxA gene encoding thioredoxin — MSAKDVTDATFADEVLASDKPIMVDFWAEWCGPCRAVSPILDKIAEEHADKLSIVKIDVDNNPETAMKYGITSIPAMKVFKNGEVVKTVIGAKPKPALEADLAEFLA, encoded by the coding sequence ATGTCCGCCAAGGATGTGACCGACGCCACGTTCGCCGACGAGGTGCTCGCCAGCGACAAGCCGATCATGGTCGACTTCTGGGCCGAGTGGTGCGGCCCGTGTCGCGCCGTCTCGCCGATCCTCGACAAGATCGCCGAGGAGCACGCCGACAAGCTCTCGATCGTGAAGATCGACGTCGACAACAACCCCGAGACCGCCATGAAGTACGGCATCACCTCGATCCCCGCGATGAAGGTCTTCAAGAACGGCGAGGTCGTCAAGACCGTCATCGGCGCCAAGCCGAAGCCCGCTCTCGAGGCCGACCTCGCCGAGTTCCTGGCGTAA
- the trxB gene encoding thioredoxin-disulfide reductase, whose protein sequence is MRQLIIVGSGPAGYTAAIYAARANLKPLVIASSVEFGGELMKTTEVENFPGFPDGIMGPDLMMKMQAQAEKFGAEIVYDDVTKLELDGDVKRVTLGDGSVHESLALIYATGSAYRKLGLDDETRLSGYGVSWCATCDGAFFKQKHVAVVGGGDSALEEATFLTRFADKVSLVHRRGELRASAAMQERAKNDPKIEFLWNKEVTSVLGDEKVAGIGLTDTVDGSESALDLQGLFVAIGSDPRTHLVHGQLDLTAEGTIWVDGRSSRTSQKGVFAAGDVIDPTYKQAITAAGSGTAAALDAEHFLASLPKGVIAEAEGSGELVDQIGASA, encoded by the coding sequence ATGCGCCAGCTCATCATCGTCGGCTCGGGTCCGGCCGGTTACACCGCCGCCATCTACGCGGCCCGCGCCAACCTCAAGCCGCTCGTCATCGCCAGCTCGGTCGAGTTCGGCGGCGAGCTGATGAAGACCACCGAGGTCGAGAACTTCCCCGGCTTCCCCGACGGCATCATGGGCCCCGACCTCATGATGAAGATGCAGGCGCAGGCCGAGAAGTTCGGCGCCGAGATCGTCTACGACGACGTCACCAAGCTCGAGCTCGACGGCGACGTCAAGCGCGTCACCCTCGGCGACGGCAGCGTGCACGAGTCGCTCGCCCTGATCTACGCGACGGGATCGGCGTACCGCAAGCTCGGCCTCGACGACGAGACCCGCCTCTCCGGCTACGGGGTCTCGTGGTGCGCCACCTGCGACGGCGCCTTCTTCAAGCAGAAGCACGTCGCGGTCGTCGGCGGCGGCGATTCCGCGCTCGAGGAGGCGACGTTCCTGACCCGCTTCGCCGACAAGGTCTCGCTCGTGCACCGTCGCGGTGAGCTGCGCGCCTCGGCCGCGATGCAGGAGCGCGCGAAGAACGACCCGAAGATCGAGTTCCTCTGGAACAAGGAGGTCACCTCGGTGCTCGGCGACGAGAAGGTCGCCGGCATCGGGCTCACCGACACGGTCGACGGCAGCGAGTCGGCTCTCGACCTGCAGGGTCTCTTCGTCGCGATCGGGTCCGACCCGCGCACCCACCTGGTGCACGGCCAGCTCGACCTCACCGCCGAGGGCACCATCTGGGTGGATGGTCGCAGTTCGCGCACCAGCCAGAAGGGCGTCTTCGCGGCCGGCGACGTCATCGACCCGACCTACAAGCAGGCCATCACGGCCGCGGGCTCCGGCACGGCCGCCGCGCTCGACGCCGAGCACTTCCTGGCCTCGCTGCCCAAAGGCGTGATCGCCGAGGCCGAGGGCTCCGGCGAGCTCGTCGACCAGATCGGCGCCTCCGCCTGA
- a CDS encoding PLP-dependent aminotransferase family protein encodes MTGNANQGTNLDPWYGSYAARTAGLAASEVRALFAVASRPEVVSLAGGMPFVSALPTELLTEAVERTVRERAGVALQYGSGQGMPQLREQILDVMALEGIRAGVDDVVVTTGSQHALELLAKLFLDPGDVVIAEGPSYVTAITVFKSFQGEVVHAPMDDGGLNPQALRETIARVRAEGRTIKFLYTIPSFHNPMGVTLSWERRMEVLEICRTEGILVVEDNPYGLLYFDQPAPHAMRSVEEDGVIYLGTFSKTLAPGMRVGWAVAPHAIREKLVLANEAAVLSPGTFGQTVVSEYLSTADWKGQIDTFRGVYRERRDAMLSALQEQLPSLSWTTPNGGFYVWLTLPPELDSKAMLPRAVKELVAYTPGTAFYADGGGRNAMRLSFCYPTPDFIREGIRRLANVINGELSLVSEFSKTAPLQLRPALDSDRVLPPNIG; translated from the coding sequence ATGACCGGCAACGCGAATCAGGGCACCAATCTCGACCCGTGGTACGGCTCCTACGCCGCCCGCACGGCTGGCCTCGCCGCCAGCGAGGTCCGAGCTCTGTTCGCCGTCGCCAGCCGCCCCGAGGTGGTCTCGCTGGCGGGCGGCATGCCCTTCGTCTCGGCGCTGCCGACCGAGCTGCTGACCGAGGCCGTCGAGCGCACGGTGCGCGAGCGCGCCGGGGTCGCCCTGCAGTACGGCTCGGGGCAGGGGATGCCGCAGCTGCGCGAGCAGATCCTCGACGTGATGGCACTCGAGGGCATCCGCGCCGGCGTCGACGACGTGGTCGTCACGACCGGATCGCAGCACGCTCTCGAGCTGCTGGCGAAGCTCTTCCTCGACCCGGGTGACGTCGTCATCGCCGAGGGTCCGAGCTACGTGACCGCGATCACGGTGTTCAAGTCGTTCCAGGGCGAGGTCGTGCACGCGCCCATGGATGACGGCGGGCTCAACCCGCAGGCCCTGCGCGAGACGATCGCGCGGGTGCGCGCCGAGGGCCGCACGATCAAGTTCCTCTACACGATCCCCTCGTTCCACAACCCGATGGGCGTCACCCTCAGCTGGGAGCGCCGCATGGAGGTGCTCGAGATCTGCCGCACCGAGGGCATCCTCGTCGTCGAAGACAACCCCTACGGCCTGCTCTACTTCGATCAGCCGGCCCCGCACGCGATGCGCTCGGTCGAGGAGGACGGGGTCATCTACCTCGGCACCTTCTCGAAGACGCTCGCTCCGGGCATGCGCGTGGGATGGGCCGTGGCGCCGCACGCCATCCGCGAGAAGCTCGTTCTCGCCAACGAGGCCGCCGTGCTCTCGCCCGGCACCTTCGGCCAGACGGTCGTCTCCGAGTACCTGTCGACCGCCGACTGGAAGGGTCAGATCGACACCTTCCGCGGTGTCTATCGCGAGCGTCGGGATGCGATGCTCTCGGCTCTGCAGGAGCAGCTGCCCTCGCTGAGCTGGACCACCCCGAACGGCGGCTTCTACGTGTGGCTGACGCTGCCGCCCGAGCTGGACTCGAAGGCGATGCTGCCGCGCGCCGTCAAGGAACTCGTCGCGTACACCCCCGGCACCGCGTTCTACGCCGACGGGGGAGGGCGCAACGCCATGCGCCTCTCGTTCTGCTATCCGACGCCCGACTTCATCCGCGAGGGCATCCGTCGCCTCGCGAACGTGATCAACGGCGAGCTGTCGCTGGTGAGCGAGTTCTCGAAGACGGCGCCGCTGCAGCTCCGCCCCGCGCTCGACTCGGATCGCGTGCTTCCCCCCAATATCGGCTGA